ATGTCAAATTCAATAAAGCGCTATCGATGCCATATGGGATATTATTCACACATACATACTTAACAACATCATAAAGGAGGAAATATTATGAAACATGAGAGTATTAAAGTTGGTGATATGGTTCTGGAGATTGCTAAGGGTAGTTGTGGATTAGATCGTGTAGGAGATACAGCTACCGTTGCTATTGTAATAGGCTCAAATACGATTGACGATATTCACAAGATTTTGACTTCTAGCAATGTCATTACTAAGTATGATATTGATGGCAAGGAAGAATGGAAGAAGGACAACCTAGTCTACACTGGTCGGATATTCATGCGGTCTGACTTCCCGATCGGTATCGAGTATACACAGATCGGGACAGAAGATGGTGCGCCCACATACGGCAATGTAGAGGTCATGGGTCAGGTATTCATAGCTGAGTACAGGACACCAACAATCCAAGACGAGGTGAAAGAACTGCAGGAACAAAATAAGGTGCTTAATGCTCAGGTAGTTTATCTGTCCATGATGTCCGGTATTGAAATGGAGGTAGGTCATGAATAAATTTGAAACAGTAAAAAAATTTTACAATGCAAAATTGTGGTCCATTGGAATGGTATGGAATGCTGTAGGCCGCTGGATTACCGAAAAAGAATACCTGGATATCACCGGGAAAGAGTATGGGAAAGAGTGAGGAATATGAGAATGAAAAAAGAAGCGCTTTGTACAGTGGCAGGAGCAGTGGGAAGCTTCATAACGTCATTATTTGGGGGCTGGGATACCGGGATCGGTACTCTGGTCCTTTTTATGGTCATTGATTTTCTTTCCGGATTGGCAGTGGCCGGAATCTTCAAGAGGAGTACCAAAACAGAAACCGGTGCATTGGAATCTAAAGCGGGCTTTAAAGGATTGTGCCGCAAATGCATGACCCTTCTATTTGTCCTTATCGCCTACCGTCTGGATCTGGCCATAGGGACTAATTACATACGGGACATGGTGATTATTGGATTCATGGCAAATGAACTGATCTCTATCGTGGAGAATGCCGGACTCATGGGTCTGCCGCTTCCGGCAGTTCTGATCAAAGCCATTGACGTGCTTAAGAAGAAAGCAGAAGTAACAGAATAACATTTAACTTTTGGGCCTAGGATTATCCTGGGCCTTTTTCAATTGGAGGTACATATGGGATCATTAAAAGGATTAATCAGCAGAGGGGTAGAAGAAGAAGGATATATTGAAAAGGAAACCAACGCTCAGTTGGATTCTAAGACAGCTAATAAGGGCAGCAACAACTACACAAAATACTCACGAGATGTTAATGCCTGGGGGCTGATGGGGTGTCAGGGACAACCCTGGTGTTGCACAATGCAATTTGCTTTAGAAAGCTATGAGTACGGCAAAGATGTTGCCCTGCTGCACTGGAATATGACTCACAGCACCTATGTAGGGTATAACTGTTTTTCCACCTACAACGCCTTTAAGAAGGCTGGTAAAGTAGGCATGACTCCCCAACTTGGAGCTGTGGTTATATTTGATTTTTCCCATGCCGGAAGAGTAATCCGAATATACTCTCAAAATGGACAGAAGTGGTGGGATTGTCTAGAGGGTAATACATCATCGAATCTATCAGATCGTAATGGTGGACAGGTTAAGATCAAGACAAGGCCGTGGAATGACGCTACTGTAAAAGGGTTTTGTTATATCGACTATGTTGAAGATGATAAACCGGGCTGGATAAAAGATCAGAAAGGCTACTGGTATCGCAGAGAAAATGGCAGTTACCCTGCTGATAAGTGGTGTATTATCAATCATCATTACTACCTATTCAACAGAGTTGGATATATGGTCACTGGTTGGCATCGCTGGGACGGGAAAATCTGTGATCCAGATGATGGATCAGGAGAATGGTATTTCCTTGACAGCACGAAAGATGGACCTCTGGAAGGTGCCTGCTGGCATACCAAAGATAACGGCGCTCAAGAGATATGGACTATTAACAAGAATGATGACATTTAAACTCTCTCCAGATCAGGATGGTGCGCTGCAGTTTCCGGGGCTGGCGGGGTAATGTATAGGCGGTAACCGGTATTCCGGGCCTTTTTGTGTGCGTATGCGAAAAACGTCAAAAAAAACTTAAACCCAATAGGACAATGTTAAGGTGTGGTAATTCAGGGTCTTTAGTGCTTCCAGTTAATACTAGAGCCGGTGCAAGATTTACTCTCACTACAGTTAGCGTTAATGTTAAGGGTTTTAAAAAACCTTGTATTAAACTTGAATTTACAAGCGACATTGCAACTAGAGTGGCGGCTCTCACACTTGATTTTCAGATATTCAAGCAGTGTAAAGGTATGGCGACTCCTATTCCTATCGGACCTGTTTGGACTTTTTCACGGCTATCAACCATTACTGATAGTAACACATTTTCATTCTTTATTTGTGACTGTGATATCTGTGATGACGAATGCTGCACATACAGCGTTGTTACAAGGGTAGCAAGTACTGTAACAGTAGGCGTTACTTCTGTTAATCATGCATCACTTTCCGCGTTTATTGTAGATAATGACTGCAATGCCTGTAAATAGTAGGAAATATTAAATACAAATAAATGATTAAATACAAAAAATGTTTAAAAATGTGAATTAGTAGAAAAGTACGGAATATGACGTGCTTATGGTATGGGTATTCGGGAATTAAGAGAATTTAAGATATAGAGTAAAGTATAGGCGGGTATCCAATATTCGGGCCCGCCCTTTATTTTTATTAATTACCATAACCCATCTGTTGTCCATTCAAGATCAGAACGGGTGTTGCAGTGTCCGCGGAGTGATCATTGAATACAAAGGGTCATTATTAAAAGTATTACATATAATATATTGTGAAGTCAATAATTTATTACTCCTAATTAGTGGGCTCCGGTTCTTTGACCTGGGGTCCACTTTCTATATAAGCCATTCTCGAAATTCACACCTTGTCTACCTGTCCCATATAATATTATGAATACGGAATGAAAGGAGTGAAAGTAAATGAGTAGTGATACTTTTAAATGTAGATGTGAATGTTTTGAAAAGCGCGAACCAAAACGCGAATGCGAATGCGAAAAGAAGCGCGAATGCGAAAAGAAGCGTGAATGCGAATGCGAAAAGAAGCGTGAATGCGAATGCGAAAAGAAGCGTGAATGCGAATGCGAAAAGAAACGTAAATGCGAATGCAAACCTAAATGCGAATGCAAAATCAAATGGGAATGCAAACCCAAGTGCGAATGTGAATGCAAACACGAATGTGACAAACGTGAAAAGTATGATGA
This genomic stretch from Lacrimispora sphenoides harbors:
- a CDS encoding XkdX family protein, whose translation is MNKFETVKKFYNAKLWSIGMVWNAVGRWITEKEYLDITGKEYGKE
- a CDS encoding phage holin family protein; its protein translation is MKKEALCTVAGAVGSFITSLFGGWDTGIGTLVLFMVIDFLSGLAVAGIFKRSTKTETGALESKAGFKGLCRKCMTLLFVLIAYRLDLAIGTNYIRDMVIIGFMANELISIVENAGLMGLPLPAVLIKAIDVLKKKAEVTE
- a CDS encoding DUF4489 domain-containing protein, producing the protein MLRCGNSGSLVLPVNTRAGARFTLTTVSVNVKGFKKPCIKLEFTSDIATRVAALTLDFQIFKQCKGMATPIPIGPVWTFSRLSTITDSNTFSFFICDCDICDDECCTYSVVTRVASTVTVGVTSVNHASLSAFIVDNDCNACK